The Gemmata palustris genome includes a region encoding these proteins:
- a CDS encoding vWA domain-containing protein, whose amino-acid sequence MLEFMLSFTNPEFLWLTPLALVVAWWWRRRRRPALRFSDVSGFGNRTGRRASVASWGGPVLRGLACVCLVVACAGPRRPDTETSLPSEGIALVMALDVSGSMGTEDVAWNLNSPPVSRLDAARRALKLFLAGGDAPDGTNFKPRPGDSVGLVVFAAVPQTACPLTLNHSVFFKVVDGLQPRGGVDAGTNIGDSLAEAIIRLDAVDNPKKARVLILLSDGEHNVFKEDVPDAKKPGIDRTLKPREAAQLAANLNVKIYTIDAGGEPPPGSTPDMVAQRKAGRQALKDVAEMTNGKSFQATSGTDLLAAYREISTLEKGPELAPIYRQYFEYYAWFAGAALVLILSTHALDRTLWRAVT is encoded by the coding sequence ATGCTGGAGTTTATGCTCTCGTTCACGAACCCCGAATTCCTGTGGCTGACGCCGCTGGCCCTGGTCGTCGCGTGGTGGTGGCGCCGGCGCCGGCGGCCGGCGCTGCGCTTCAGCGACGTGAGCGGATTCGGGAACCGCACCGGTCGGCGCGCATCGGTCGCGAGTTGGGGCGGCCCGGTCCTGCGCGGGCTGGCGTGCGTGTGCCTCGTCGTCGCGTGCGCCGGCCCGCGCAGGCCGGACACGGAAACGTCTCTTCCGTCCGAAGGGATCGCGCTCGTGATGGCGCTCGACGTGAGTGGCAGCATGGGCACCGAAGACGTCGCGTGGAACCTCAACAGCCCGCCGGTGTCGCGCCTCGATGCCGCGCGACGTGCGCTGAAGCTGTTCTTGGCCGGTGGGGACGCGCCCGACGGCACGAATTTCAAACCCCGCCCGGGCGATTCTGTGGGATTAGTGGTATTCGCCGCCGTCCCACAAACCGCGTGTCCACTCACACTGAACCACTCCGTATTCTTCAAGGTCGTGGACGGGCTCCAACCCAGGGGTGGAGTCGATGCCGGCACGAACATCGGTGATTCGCTCGCCGAGGCGATTATCCGCCTCGACGCGGTGGACAATCCGAAGAAGGCCCGTGTGCTGATCCTGTTGAGTGACGGCGAACACAACGTTTTCAAGGAAGACGTACCGGACGCGAAGAAGCCCGGCATCGACCGCACGCTGAAGCCGCGCGAGGCCGCACAGCTCGCCGCGAACCTAAACGTCAAGATTTACACCATTGATGCGGGCGGCGAACCGCCCCCCGGTTCCACGCCGGACATGGTCGCGCAGCGCAAGGCCGGGCGCCAGGCGCTCAAGGACGTGGCCGAGATGACCAACGGCAAGTCGTTCCAAGCGACCAGCGGAACCGACTTGCTCGCCGCGTACCGTGAAATCAGCACACTGGAAAAGGGGCCGGAGCTGGCCCCGATCTACCGCCAGTACTTCGAGTATTATGCGTGGTTCGCGGGGGCCGCACTCGTCTTAATTCTGTCCACTCACGCGCTCGATCGCACCCTCTGGCGCGCGGTGACGTGA
- a CDS encoding anti-sigma factor family protein: protein MTCTELAALLVDYLGGELVVEHHETVTVHISGCKKCEVFVATYRHTVSVARALPKCGALPPAFEARLRAALGDTLGTE, encoded by the coding sequence ATGACGTGCACGGAACTGGCGGCGCTCTTGGTGGACTACCTGGGCGGCGAACTGGTGGTCGAGCACCACGAAACCGTCACGGTCCACATCAGCGGGTGCAAGAAGTGCGAGGTGTTCGTCGCGACGTACAGGCACACGGTGAGCGTCGCCCGCGCGCTCCCGAAGTGCGGCGCGCTCCCGCCCGCGTTCGAGGCGCGCCTGCGGGCCGCGCTCGGCGATACCCTCGGCACGGAGTGA
- the crcB gene encoding fluoride efflux transporter CrcB, with protein MLDRFLAFATHPATLIAVGGGVGANARYWFGKLVASYLPPGAVAFPWATFAINVSGSVVLGFVASAFLNHPDESRKSWYLLLGTGFCGGFTTFSTFSLETLQLMRAERPGTAAAYVFGSVAAGLLGVWLATKLGSGSSE; from the coding sequence ATGCTCGATCGGTTCCTCGCGTTCGCAACCCATCCGGCTACGTTGATCGCGGTCGGGGGTGGTGTCGGGGCGAACGCCCGCTACTGGTTCGGCAAGTTGGTGGCGAGCTACTTACCCCCGGGCGCGGTCGCGTTCCCGTGGGCCACGTTCGCCATTAATGTGTCGGGCTCGGTGGTTCTTGGATTCGTCGCGTCCGCGTTCCTGAACCACCCGGACGAGTCGCGAAAGAGTTGGTACCTGCTGCTCGGCACCGGGTTCTGTGGTGGGTTCACCACGTTCTCGACGTTCAGCCTGGAAACGCTGCAACTGATGCGCGCGGAGCGCCCGGGGACCGCCGCGGCCTACGTGTTCGGTTCGGTCGCGGCCGGGTTGCTCGGGGTCTGGCTCGCGACGAAACTCGGGAGCGGATCGTCCGAGTAG
- a CDS encoding tetratricopeptide repeat protein, producing the protein MATSRFTRFAFCLLPFALCVLLSAAAPPQAETPDDLIRRANDVFRAGDKDAADKLYATAEERAPDPGLVAFNRGAVLFDRKQYREAEQHYERVLKDAECPPERAARAWYNRGTCLLWRGGSIEVYRAAIACFEHALDSAAADKPLKDRAADNLELAKLLWNEERKKEENKKKSPNTDVPPEENPQSRPDPDQQAGGNDNPGSDSDPARAGANPKNVGTQPQQLPNGANSPTPTEQTTPGNNATMQPLEDRTDVQQLSEQDARANLAETAKRIKREQQSLLRTLYGPERPSVRDW; encoded by the coding sequence ATGGCAACATCGCGCTTCACGCGGTTCGCCTTTTGTCTTTTGCCCTTTGCCCTTTGTGTTCTTCTCAGCGCCGCGGCGCCACCACAAGCGGAAACGCCGGACGACCTCATTCGCCGGGCGAACGACGTGTTCCGCGCCGGGGACAAGGACGCGGCCGACAAACTCTACGCGACCGCCGAAGAGCGCGCGCCCGACCCGGGACTGGTCGCGTTCAACCGCGGCGCGGTGCTGTTCGATCGCAAACAGTATCGCGAAGCCGAACAGCACTACGAGCGCGTGCTGAAGGACGCCGAGTGCCCGCCGGAGCGCGCGGCCCGGGCGTGGTACAACCGCGGCACCTGTTTGCTGTGGCGCGGCGGGTCCATTGAGGTGTACCGGGCGGCCATCGCGTGCTTCGAGCACGCGCTCGATAGCGCTGCGGCCGACAAGCCGCTCAAGGACCGCGCCGCGGACAACCTCGAACTCGCGAAGCTGCTGTGGAACGAGGAGCGGAAGAAGGAAGAGAACAAGAAGAAGTCGCCGAACACGGACGTGCCGCCGGAAGAGAACCCCCAATCGCGCCCGGACCCGGACCAGCAGGCCGGCGGTAATGACAATCCCGGCAGTGATTCCGACCCCGCTCGTGCCGGCGCCAACCCGAAGAATGTCGGCACGCAACCGCAGCAATTGCCCAACGGCGCCAACAGCCCCACCCCGACCGAGCAGACGACGCCCGGGAACAACGCGACCATGCAACCGCTCGAAGACCGGACCGACGTTCAGCAGCTCAGCGAGCAGGACGCGCGGGCGAACTTGGCCGAAACCGCGAAGCGCATCAAGCGCGAGCAGCAGTCGCTCCTGCGCACGCTCTACGGCCCCGAGCGCCCGAGCGTGCGGGACTGGTAG
- a CDS encoding SH3 domain-containing protein produces MNPATRDYGRRWFAVALALLLSTAPVSAASPEDTLAATERAFAEGVEARGDSDRARPAFARAASGYDELWARGYRTTDLALNRSRAHRLAGNLPRCIAALHDGLAVARFARELRVELEDARSRVLYPSEGELALQGRPRPVRTVSTRLSHADAWVAAGFAWLLACGGVVRFVMTRNALWLAFVALWVAALGALGALWVEDSRQRARDESLPLLVVTDEVYLRRGNATEYPTRIEPALPKGAEVRELTRRGGWVQVQLPGGVVGWLPESATIPCGG; encoded by the coding sequence GTGAATCCGGCCACTCGGGATTACGGGCGCCGTTGGTTCGCTGTAGCCCTCGCCCTGCTCCTCTCGACCGCGCCCGTGTCCGCGGCTTCGCCCGAAGACACGCTCGCGGCGACAGAACGAGCGTTCGCGGAGGGCGTGGAGGCGCGCGGCGATTCCGATCGCGCGAGGCCGGCGTTCGCGCGGGCCGCGTCCGGGTACGACGAGCTCTGGGCGCGCGGGTACCGCACGACCGACCTCGCGCTGAACCGGAGTCGCGCGCACCGGCTCGCCGGAAACCTCCCGCGCTGCATCGCGGCCCTGCACGACGGGTTGGCCGTGGCCCGGTTCGCGCGCGAGCTTCGGGTGGAACTCGAAGACGCCCGGTCGCGGGTGCTGTACCCGAGCGAGGGCGAACTCGCGCTCCAGGGCCGCCCGCGCCCGGTGCGCACCGTGAGCACGCGCCTGTCGCACGCGGATGCGTGGGTCGCGGCCGGGTTCGCGTGGCTCCTCGCGTGCGGCGGGGTGGTTCGTTTCGTGATGACGCGGAACGCCCTCTGGCTCGCCTTTGTCGCGCTCTGGGTGGCGGCGCTCGGGGCACTGGGGGCGCTGTGGGTCGAGGACTCGCGCCAGCGCGCCCGCGACGAATCGCTCCCGCTCTTGGTGGTGACGGACGAGGTGTACTTGCGAAGGGGCAACGCGACCGAGTACCCCACGCGAATCGAACCGGCACTCCCCAAGGGAGCGGAGGTGCGCGAACTGACACGGCGCGGCGGGTGGGTTCAGGTGCAGTTGCCCGGCGGCGTGGTCGGGTGGCTCCCGGAATCGGCAACCATCCCGTGCGGCGGGTAA
- a CDS encoding vWA domain-containing protein: MNFFGTSSGLNGLLTDGREFLAVVRLARPDALWLLLLLPLLGLLNRWAVRRRKHAVATIGRPAAVAGQLTHPRPPRRWFGFTYPLAWGLLVLGIAGPRWGKSDEPGVAVGRDVVIVIDVSRSMLAEDMADPRAKSRWEGARAGALDLLGAMARRGGNRVGVIVFASKPKVICPLTTDYKHARAVLEDINGKLPPPECKAGADPNITSGTRFGSALIAAVDTHDVRFTGSQDIFFISDGDDPDESDREWVRGANAARAANIPVYTVGVGHPTKVTVPEVDSEAADPFGTKLQEELLEQIARETSGDYVASRTSSPKLGEFFHNRIEGQKSRTIVGEDQVPQPKERYPWFLAPALGLFLVGWLRGR, encoded by the coding sequence ATGAATTTCTTCGGCACCTCCTCCGGGTTGAACGGGTTGCTGACCGACGGGCGCGAGTTCCTCGCGGTCGTGCGGCTGGCCCGGCCGGACGCGCTGTGGCTGTTGCTCCTGCTCCCGCTACTCGGGTTGTTGAACCGCTGGGCCGTGCGGCGCCGGAAGCACGCGGTCGCGACGATCGGGCGCCCTGCGGCGGTCGCCGGGCAGCTCACGCACCCGCGCCCGCCGCGCCGGTGGTTCGGCTTCACGTACCCGCTCGCGTGGGGGCTGCTCGTTCTGGGCATCGCCGGCCCCCGGTGGGGCAAGAGCGACGAACCGGGCGTCGCGGTCGGGCGCGATGTGGTGATCGTGATCGACGTGAGCCGCTCGATGCTCGCGGAGGACATGGCTGATCCGAGGGCGAAATCGCGCTGGGAAGGCGCCCGTGCCGGTGCCCTCGATTTGCTCGGCGCAATGGCCCGGCGCGGCGGGAACCGGGTCGGCGTGATCGTGTTCGCGTCGAAGCCGAAAGTGATCTGCCCGCTCACGACCGACTACAAGCACGCGCGAGCCGTGCTGGAAGACATCAACGGCAAGCTCCCCCCGCCGGAGTGCAAGGCCGGTGCGGACCCGAACATCACGTCCGGTACGCGATTCGGGTCCGCCCTGATCGCGGCCGTCGATACGCACGACGTGCGGTTCACCGGTTCACAGGACATCTTCTTCATTTCCGATGGCGACGACCCGGACGAGAGCGACCGGGAATGGGTGCGCGGGGCGAACGCCGCCCGTGCCGCGAACATCCCCGTTTACACCGTGGGCGTCGGGCACCCGACCAAAGTAACCGTTCCCGAAGTCGATTCGGAGGCGGCGGACCCGTTCGGCACGAAGTTGCAGGAAGAGCTCTTGGAGCAGATCGCGCGGGAGACGTCCGGGGACTACGTCGCGTCCCGCACCAGTAGCCCGAAGCTCGGCGAGTTCTTCCACAACCGCATTGAGGGGCAGAAATCGCGAACGATCGTGGGCGAGGATCAGGTTCCGCAGCCGAAAGAGCGGTACCCGTGGTTTTTGGCCCCGGCGCTGGGGCTGTTCCTCGTGGGGTGGCTCCGCGGGCGGTAA
- a CDS encoding HAD family hydrolase: protein MKAALFDFDGTLADSFAAITSSTNHVRQSYGLQPLPEAEVCGFVGYGLANLMADLVPGAPVDEAVTRYRAHHAGVMVAETRLMPDVGDTIRALARRGLKLAVCSNKRVEFTRELVRALGLADCFACVLGPDDVADRAKPDPAMLLEGLTRLGVSAGDAIYVGDMVVDVQTARAAGIAVWLVPTGSTEPNEPADRVLTSFAELLELLPGA, encoded by the coding sequence ATGAAAGCTGCTCTTTTCGACTTCGACGGCACGCTCGCCGACAGCTTCGCCGCGATCACATCGAGCACCAACCACGTCCGGCAGAGCTACGGTTTGCAGCCGTTGCCCGAAGCCGAAGTGTGCGGGTTCGTTGGGTACGGTCTGGCGAACCTCATGGCCGATCTCGTGCCGGGCGCGCCGGTGGACGAGGCCGTCACGCGCTACCGCGCGCACCACGCGGGCGTCATGGTCGCGGAAACGCGCCTCATGCCCGATGTCGGCGATACGATTCGTGCCCTCGCGCGGCGCGGGCTGAAGCTCGCTGTGTGCAGCAACAAGCGCGTCGAATTTACGCGCGAACTCGTGCGCGCACTCGGTTTAGCCGACTGCTTCGCCTGCGTCCTGGGACCGGACGACGTCGCGGACCGGGCAAAGCCCGACCCCGCCATGCTCTTAGAGGGGCTGACCCGTCTGGGGGTTTCAGCCGGCGACGCGATTTATGTCGGCGACATGGTGGTAGACGTGCAAACGGCGCGTGCGGCTGGGATTGCGGTGTGGCTCGTGCCGACGGGATCGACCGAGCCCAATGAGCCAGCGGACCGTGTCCTCACGTCGTTCGCGGAACTGCTGGAACTGTTGCCCGGCGCGTGA
- a CDS encoding RNA polymerase sigma factor, with protein sequence MVAPLPEKLTPELVFREYAPRIFNLARRMLGNDADAEDVTQDVLLQVVRKLDTFRGDSQISTWLHRVTVNAALAHRAKRANRQKHESGDLADDALETAAPETEVKRWNLPPDEPVLAAEQQAIIEKAINELPEPFRDVYLLADVEGLPNSDIGTMLGLSVPAVKSRLHRARMRMRDLLAPHFEEKDAL encoded by the coding sequence ATGGTCGCACCGCTGCCCGAGAAACTCACGCCGGAACTGGTGTTCCGCGAGTACGCCCCGCGCATCTTCAACCTCGCCCGTCGGATGCTCGGCAACGACGCCGACGCCGAAGACGTGACGCAGGACGTGCTGCTCCAGGTGGTGCGGAAGCTCGACACGTTCCGCGGGGATTCGCAGATTTCGACGTGGCTGCACCGCGTGACGGTGAACGCGGCGCTGGCCCACCGCGCGAAGCGGGCGAACCGGCAGAAGCACGAGTCCGGCGATCTGGCCGACGACGCGCTCGAGACGGCCGCCCCGGAGACGGAAGTCAAGCGCTGGAACCTGCCACCGGACGAACCGGTGCTCGCGGCCGAACAGCAGGCGATCATCGAGAAGGCGATCAACGAACTGCCCGAACCGTTCCGCGACGTGTACCTGCTCGCCGACGTCGAGGGCCTGCCCAACTCCGATATCGGCACCATGCTCGGGCTGAGCGTGCCCGCCGTGAAGAGCCGCCTGCACCGGGCGCGAATGCGGATGCGCGACCTGCTGGCCCCGCACTTTGAAGAAAAGGATGCGCTATGA